A region from the Aegilops tauschii subsp. strangulata cultivar AL8/78 chromosome 5, Aet v6.0, whole genome shotgun sequence genome encodes:
- the LOC109746272 gene encoding uncharacterized protein yields the protein MHSSSSTDGLNQVPFSLEDPDYKGLELDLMSPCEKHGMASERLVAFEGTDTGRRFLACAQPIWIEGSNCGFVEWVDHKWPPTMQNALLKLWAMVEDAKSARVNDNLESSFTIHHLTEEKNKLEANYDKLVHDVHELMNFQEERVIDFRYLQSNITYQQEARKELIDDMNAKMATEMAKKDEETQKLSRKYELLVNLTRAQATVIQNLKLNKMKEKQVLTEARMNLELKNAELTKCQEKLTQEKLELKLQVVDLLKDK from the exons ATGCACTCTTCCTCCTCCACCGACGGGCTCAACCAG GTCCCTTTCAGCCTTGAAGATCCAGATTACAAGGGGCTTGAGCTGGATTTGATGTCCCCATGTGAGAAGCACGGCATGGCATCTGAGAGGCTTGTTGCCTTTGAAGGAACAGACACAGGCAGGAGGTTTTTAGCATGTGCACAGCCGATATGGATT GAAGGTAGCAATTGTGGTTTTGTTGAATGGGTTGATCACAAGTGGCCCCCAACAATGCAGAATGCATTGTTGAAGCTATGGGCAATGGTTGAAGATGCCAAAAGTGCTAGGGTGAATGACAATCTTGAAAGTTCTTTCACTATCCACCATCTGACAGAAGAGAAGAACAAGCTAGAGGCCAACTATGACAAGCTAGTCCATGATGTGCATGAGCTTATGAATTTCCAGGAGGAAAGGGTGATTGATTTCAGATATCTGCAGTCTAACATTACATATCAGCAGGAGGCAAGAAAAGAACTGATTGATGATATGAATGCAAAGATGGCAACTGAGATGGCAAAGAAAGATGAAGAGACCCAGAAACTTTCTCGGAAGTATGAACTGCTGGTCAACTTGACAAGAGCTCAAGCAACAGTCATTCAGAACTTGAAGTTGAACAAAATGAAAGAGAAGCAAGTGCTTACTGAAGCTAGGATGAATTTGGAGCTGAAGAATGCAGAGCTAACAAAGTGTCAGGAGAAGCTCACCCAAGAGAAGCTAGAGTTGAAGCTTCAGGTTGTTGATCTGCTTAAGGACAAGTAA